The Streptomyces sp. NBC_00775 genome includes the window CCTGGTGGTACGCCTCCGGGTGGTGTTCACCATGCCGCGACGATGTTGGCGGGGCCTGCGGTGGGTGGTCCGGGCGCGCCGCTGCCGCCGGGCGCCCCGGGTATGCCTGGTGCGCCGGGCGCTCCTGGTGCACCGCAGCCTCCTGGTGGTACGCCTTCGGGTGGTGTTCACCATGCCGCGACGATGCTGGCGGGGCCGCCCGTCGGTGGTCCCGGCGCGCCGCCGCCCCCGCAAGCCCCCGGTATGCCGATGGGCGCTCCCCAGCCGTTGCCGGGACAGCCCATGCCGGGACAGCCCATGCCGGGGCAGCCGATGCCTCCCGGTCAGCAGCCGCCGGCGTACGGCTATCCGCAGGCGGGGCAGCCGACGGTCGGGCCCGGCTATCAGGCCGTACTGCGGTATCGCGCGCAGGACGGTTCGGAGCAGCAGCTGATTCGGCGTTCGGCGCCGGGAACGCCGCATCCGGAGTGGCAGATCCTGCATGAGCTGCGGGCGATGAATGTGCCGCCGCAGCAGGTGTTGGAGCTGCACACGGAGTTGGAGTCGTGCGAGCTGCCGGGCGCGTACTGTGCGCGGATGATCCGGGAGACGTGGCCGCAGGCGCGGATCACGAGCATCGCGCCGTACGGTACGGATCACGCGAGCCGTCAGCAGGGCATGCACCAACTGCTGGCGCACCAGGGTGAGTTGCATCAGGTAGCGGACGGGCCGGCGCGTCCGGCACCGGTGCGGGCGCCGATTCCGCCGGTGCAGCCCGCGCCGCCGATCCCGCCGGAGACGATCGGGCAGGAGATGGCGGCGGCGTTCGGGCCGGGCGTGTTCCGGTTCGACCAGGCGGCGGTGTCGCGGCAGGGTGTGCCGAACATCGTGGCGCACACGCTGGTGGTGGCCGGACTTCCGGTCGACATGGGGCCGTTCTTCTGGGCGCAGGCCCAGCCGGGACGTCCGGTGCCCACGCTCGCCGAGCTGGCGCAGGAGCGTGGGGTGCAGCCGGCCTCGGACGCGGGCTCGTACCTCGTCATGGGCAGCGACTTCGGCAAGGCGATCTGTGTGCAGTACGGCACGGCGAACATCGTGGCCGTGCCGGTGGAGGCGGGTCCGGGCGGTGCCCCGGTGGCGCCGCAGTTCGTGAACACGGGCCTGCCCGAGTTCGCGCGCTGCCTGGCCCTGCTCGGCCGTATGTGGCGGCTGCGCTTCGGGCTCAATCAGGAGCAGGCGGGCCGCTGGACCGTCGACTTCCAGGCCCAGCTCGCCTCCCTCGACCCGGCGGCGCTCGGTTCGCCGGAGAGCTGGTGGTCGGTCCTGCTGGAGCAGATGTGGGACGGGCTGCTGTGACGTCGCGCCGCTGAGCGTCGCCCATGGGTTGGACCCGGTCGCATGACCGGGTCCAACCCATTTTTTACGCACCCTGACCGGAACGAATGGTCGGAGTGTCGCGTTATGAGCACTTACGCCTGATCCACCAAGATGTGCGCCAAATCATGTTGTACGTCGCATGTCGAGAGGGGTCCAAGGATGAGCAGCGCATCGGTGTCGCCGCACGGCTTCATGGCCGTACGGGGGCGTGGGTACCGTCCCGAGCAGGTCGACGCGTACGCCGCGGCGCTCTCCCGGGACCGCGACGCCGCGTGGGAGCGGGCCGCGCGGCTGACCGTGCTGGCCAAGGAGATGGACGCGGAGGCGGGGCGGCTGCGCGAGGTCGTGGCGCGGCTCGCTCCGCAGACGTACGAGAAGCTCGGGGAGCGTGCCCGGCGGATCTTCGAACTCGGCGAGGAGGAGGCCGCGTCCGTACGGGACACCGCGCGCGGCGAGGCCCAACGGGTCGTCGACGAGGCGGAGGCGGCGGGGCGGCGGGTGCGCGAGGCCGCGCAGGCGTACGCCGACGAGGTGCGCGGCGACGCCGAGGAGCGCGCCCGGCAGCGGATGCTCGCCGCCCGTGCCGAGGCCGACGAGGCGCGGATCTCGGCCCGCCGCGACATCAAGGAGAACCGTGGGGAGGCGCTGGCCGCGTTGCGGGAGATGCGGCAGCGTACGGAGGGGCTGCTCGGTGAGCAGGAGAAGGAGTACGCGGAGCGGTGGGCGGAGACGGAACGCGCGGCCGTCGAGCGGGAGGCCGCGCTCGACGCGCACCATGTCGAGCGGATGGCGCGTGCCGAGGCGGGGCTGTCCGAGGCGGAGC containing:
- a CDS encoding cellulose-binding protein, with product MSSASVSPHGFMAVRGRGYRPEQVDAYAAALSRDRDAAWERAARLTVLAKEMDAEAGRLREVVARLAPQTYEKLGERARRIFELGEEEAASVRDTARGEAQRVVDEAEAAGRRVREAAQAYADEVRGDAEERARQRMLAARAEADEARISARRDIKENRGEALAALREMRQRTEGLLGEQEKEYAERWAETERAAVEREAALDAHHVERMARAEAGLSEAERAFAEAEESARRRQEDAVARAGELLVEARVREERIARETERVLREHGERWDEVRAHMDHVRTSLTTLTGRAPAE